In a genomic window of Zingiber officinale cultivar Zhangliang chromosome 9B, Zo_v1.1, whole genome shotgun sequence:
- the LOC122023491 gene encoding DEAD-box ATP-dependent RNA helicase 8-like, with translation MNPRGRFPPPGMGNVRGSSGGANPGSYPRNPQQQQQYVQRSQVNSQPNPQFQHQHQQNQQWSMRNHMEVDSSAGELAKRVQSEVIGSSSQDWKAQLKIPPPDTRYQTEDVTATKGNEFEDYFLKRELLMGIYEKGFERPSPIQEESIPIALTGSDILARAKNGTGKTAAFCIPALEKIDQEHNAIQVVILVPTRELALQTSQVCKELGKHLKIQVMVTTGGTSLKDDIMRLYQPVHLLVGTPGRILDLAKKGICVLKDCSMLIMDEADKLLSPEFQPSIQQLIQFLPANRQILMFSATFPVSVKDFKDRYLPKPYIINLMDELTLKGITQYYAFVEERQKVHCLNTLFSKLQINQSIIFCNSVNRVELLAKKITELGYSCFYIHAKMLQDHRNRVFHDFRNGACRNLVCTDLFTRGIDIQAVNVVINFDFPKNSETYLHRVGRSGRYGHLGLAVNLITYEDRFNLHRIEQELGTEIKQIPSQIDQAIYCR, from the exons ATGAACCCTCGAGGCAGGTTTCCTCCCCCCGGCATGGGTAACGTCCGAGGGAGTAGCGGGGGCGCAAACCCTGGTTCCTATCCGAGGAATCCTCAGCAGCAACAGCAGTATGTGCAGCGGAGCCAAGTTAATAGTCAACCAAACCCGCAGTTCCAGCATCAACATCAGCAGAATCAGCAATGGTCGATGAGGAACCATATGGAGGTTGATTCTAGCGCAGGGGAATTAGCGAAACGCGTTCAGTCTGAGGTCATTGGTTCCAG TTCCCAAGATTGGAAGGCACAATTAAAGATTCCACCTCCTGACACACGCTACCAGACTGAG GATGTAACTGCGACGAAAGGAAATGAGTTTGAAGACTATTTTCTGAAACGAGAACTTCTTATGGGCATATATGAGAAGGGTTTTGAAAGGCCTTCACCTATTCAGGAAGAAAGCATCCCTATTGCACTTACTGGCAGTGACATTCTTGCCAGAGCTAAAAATGGAACTGGAAAGACAGCTGCATTTTGTATTCCAGCACTTGAAAAAATTGACCAAGAGCACAATGCCATTCAAG TTGTGATATTGGTTCCAACAAGAGAATTAGCTCTTCAAACATCTCAAGTTTGTAAAGAACTTGGAAAACATCTGAAGATTCAGGTTATGGTAACTACTGGAGGAACTAGCTTGAAGGATGACATTATGCGTTTATATCAACCTGTCCACTTGCTTGTTGGAACTCCTGGTCGAATACTTGATCTTGCAAAAAAGGGAATCTGTGTTTTGAAGGACTGTTCAATGCTCATCATGGATGAG GCTGATAAACTTCTCTCTCCAGAGTTTCAACCATCAATACAGCAACTTATTCAGTTTCTTCCTGCTAATAGACAAATTTTAATGTTTTCGGCAACGTTTCCTGTTTCTGTTAAGGATTTTAAAGACAGATACCTACCAAAACCATATATAATCAATCTAATGGATGAGCTCACACTGAAGGGAATAACACAATACTATGCTTTTGTAGAAGAAAGGCAGAAGGTCCACTGCCTGAATACTCTTTTTTCAAAG CTTCAAATCAATCAATCTATTATATTCTGCAATTCTGTTAATCGGGTGGAACTCTTAGCAAAGAAAATCACTGAGTTGGGTTATTCTTGCTTCTACATTCATGCTAAAATGTTGCAAGATCATAGGAACCGTGTCTTCCATGACTTTCGCAATGGTGCCTGCAGGAACCTTGTTTGCACAG ATCTCTTTACCAGAGGAATTGACATTCAAGCTGTTAATGTTGTCATCAATTTTGATTTTCCTAAGAACTCTGAAACATATCTTCACAGG GTTGGTCGTTCAGGAAGATACGGTCACCTTGGTTTGGCTGTCAATCTTATTACCTATGAAGATCGTTTTAACTT GCATCGGATTGAACAAGAACTTGGAACTGAGATAAAGCAGATTCCTTCTCAGATTGATCAGGCTATATACTGTCGGTGA
- the LOC122023852 gene encoding salutaridine reductase-like isoform X2 — translation MYKRSCRPCYFHQRQARLVTALQSFSKSPFSSAMEGSIGSPIESRIAVVSGGNKGIGLEICRQLASSGVRVILTARDVSLGMEALEKLKESGLSNVIFHHLDVTDASSIDSLADFIKTQFGKLDILVNNAAVGGLTVDFSALKESRPTDHENERDTGEIPEWLQPHVVQTYEMAEQCLRTNYNGIKAVTAALIPLLQSSDEGRIINVSSTLGQLRVISNEELQRELSDVDSLTEERLDEVMQLFLKHFKDGELRNHGWPTMAAAYKVSKVLNNAYTRVLAKNLPSLCVNCVNPGFIKTDLNYNSGILGVEEGARGPVLLALGCHGKATGHFFDQDKLSDF, via the exons ATGTATAAAAGAAGCTGCAGGCCTTGTTATTTCCATCAAAGGCAAGCTCGTTTAGTAACTGCCCTTCAGAGCTTTTCTAAGTCTCCTTTTTCATCAGCCATGGAAGGAAGCATCGGCAGCCCAATAGAGAGCAG GATCGCAGTGGTTTCTGGAGGcaacaagggcattggactggaGATATGCAGGCAATTAGCGTCCAGCGGAGTCAGGGTGATACTGACAGCCCGAGATGTGTCACTGGGAATGGAAGCTCTGGAGAAACTGAAAGAATCTGGACTATCGAATGTAATCTTTCACCACTTGGATGTGACTGATGCCTCCAGCATCGATTCGTTGGCCGACTTCATAAAGACTCAGTTTGGAAAACTCGACATCCTT GTAAATAATGCTGCAGTTGGAGGATTAACTGTAGACTTCAGTGCTCTAAAAGAATCGAGACCCACGGATCATGAG AATGAACGAGACACAGGTGAGATACCTGAGTGGCTTCAGCCACATGTCGTGCAGACTTACGAAATGGCAGAACAGTGTCTGAGGACCAATTACAATGGCATTAAAGCTGTCACAGCAGCGTTGATTCCGCTTCTCCAATCATCTGATGAAGGAAGGATCATCAACGTGTCATCGACCCTGGGGCAGCTTAGG GTTATTTCAAATGAAGAGCTTCAGAGGGAGCTGTCGGATGTGGATTCCCTGACAGAGGAGAGGCTGGATGAGGTGATGCAGCTGTTTCTGAAGCATTTCAAGGATGGCGAGTTGAGGAACCATGGTTGGCCAACCATGGCGGCGGCGTACAAAGTCTCTAAAGTGCTCAACAATGCCTACACTAGGGTTCTTGCCAAGAACCTCCCGAGCTTATGCGTTAACTGTGTGAATCCTGGCTTTATCAAGACGGACTTGAATTATAACAGCGGGATCTTGGGTGTTGAAGAAGGTGCCAGAGGACCGGTGCTGTTGGCGCTGGGATGCCATGGAAAAGCCACTGGTCATTTCTTTGATCAGGATAAGCTTTCAGACTTTTGA
- the LOC122023852 gene encoding salutaridine reductase-like isoform X1, with product MYKRSCRPCYFHQRQARLVTALQSFSKSPFSSAMEGSIGSPIESSCRIAVVSGGNKGIGLEICRQLASSGVRVILTARDVSLGMEALEKLKESGLSNVIFHHLDVTDASSIDSLADFIKTQFGKLDILVNNAAVGGLTVDFSALKESRPTDHENERDTGEIPEWLQPHVVQTYEMAEQCLRTNYNGIKAVTAALIPLLQSSDEGRIINVSSTLGQLRVISNEELQRELSDVDSLTEERLDEVMQLFLKHFKDGELRNHGWPTMAAAYKVSKVLNNAYTRVLAKNLPSLCVNCVNPGFIKTDLNYNSGILGVEEGARGPVLLALGCHGKATGHFFDQDKLSDF from the exons ATGTATAAAAGAAGCTGCAGGCCTTGTTATTTCCATCAAAGGCAAGCTCGTTTAGTAACTGCCCTTCAGAGCTTTTCTAAGTCTCCTTTTTCATCAGCCATGGAAGGAAGCATCGGCAGCCCAATAGAGAGCAG TTGCAGGATCGCAGTGGTTTCTGGAGGcaacaagggcattggactggaGATATGCAGGCAATTAGCGTCCAGCGGAGTCAGGGTGATACTGACAGCCCGAGATGTGTCACTGGGAATGGAAGCTCTGGAGAAACTGAAAGAATCTGGACTATCGAATGTAATCTTTCACCACTTGGATGTGACTGATGCCTCCAGCATCGATTCGTTGGCCGACTTCATAAAGACTCAGTTTGGAAAACTCGACATCCTT GTAAATAATGCTGCAGTTGGAGGATTAACTGTAGACTTCAGTGCTCTAAAAGAATCGAGACCCACGGATCATGAG AATGAACGAGACACAGGTGAGATACCTGAGTGGCTTCAGCCACATGTCGTGCAGACTTACGAAATGGCAGAACAGTGTCTGAGGACCAATTACAATGGCATTAAAGCTGTCACAGCAGCGTTGATTCCGCTTCTCCAATCATCTGATGAAGGAAGGATCATCAACGTGTCATCGACCCTGGGGCAGCTTAGG GTTATTTCAAATGAAGAGCTTCAGAGGGAGCTGTCGGATGTGGATTCCCTGACAGAGGAGAGGCTGGATGAGGTGATGCAGCTGTTTCTGAAGCATTTCAAGGATGGCGAGTTGAGGAACCATGGTTGGCCAACCATGGCGGCGGCGTACAAAGTCTCTAAAGTGCTCAACAATGCCTACACTAGGGTTCTTGCCAAGAACCTCCCGAGCTTATGCGTTAACTGTGTGAATCCTGGCTTTATCAAGACGGACTTGAATTATAACAGCGGGATCTTGGGTGTTGAAGAAGGTGCCAGAGGACCGGTGCTGTTGGCGCTGGGATGCCATGGAAAAGCCACTGGTCATTTCTTTGATCAGGATAAGCTTTCAGACTTTTGA
- the LOC122023852 gene encoding probable galacturonosyltransferase-like 3 isoform X3: protein MPLSALIAAVLLLLAASGRALAASQELPLFREAPAFRNGPGCAAAPTIHIAMTLDAAYLRGSLAGVLSVLRHASCPESIAFHFLATRPRRFRPAVATSFPSLAFNVYRFDPDLVRGRISSSVRRALDQPLNYARIYLADILPSSVRRVIYFDSDLVVVDDVARLWATDLSPDHILAAPEYCHANFTSYFTDRFWSDPVFPGALAGRRRPPCYFNTGVMVMDLDRWRAGGYTRKLESWMDIQKREARIYELGSLPPFLLVFAGEVKGVDHRWNQHGLGGDNVKGLCRDLHPGPVSLLHWSGKGKPWLRLDAGSPCPLDALWAPYDLLRRDDRDDLFADV from the coding sequence ATGCCTCTTTCCGCCCTAATCGCGGCGGTTCTCCTCCTCCTCGCCGCCTCCGGCCGGGCATTGGCGGCTTCCCAAGAGCTTCCCCTCTTCCGCGAGGCCCCTGCCTTCCGCAACGGTCCCGGCTGCGCCGCCGCCCCCACCATCCACATCGCCATGACTCTCGACGCCGCCTACCTACGGGGCTCCCTCGCCGGTGTGCTCTCCGTCCTCCGCCACGCCTCTTGTCCCGAATCCATCGCCTTCCATTTCCTCGCTACCCGGCCGCGACGTTTCCGCCCCGCCGTCGCGACCTCCTTTCCCTCCCTCGCCTTCAACGTCTACCGCTTCGATCCGGACCTCGTTCGCGGCCGCATCTCTTCCTCCGTCCGCCGCGCCCTCGACCAGCCGCTCAATTACGCGCGCATCTACCTCGCCGACATCCTCCCCAGCTCTGTCCGCCGCGTAATCTACTTCGACTCTGACCTCGTGGTGGTCGACGACGTCGCCCGCCTCTGGGCAACCGACCTATCACCTGACCACATCCTCGCCGCCCCAGAGTACTGCCACGCCAACTTCACCTCCTACTTCACCGACCGATTCTGGTCCGACCCGGTCTTCCCCGGCGCTCTCGCTGGTCGCCGCCGCCCGCCCTGCTACTTCAACACCGGAGTCATGGTCATGGACCTCGACCGCTGGCGCGCCGGCGGGTACACCCGGAAGCTGGAGTCCTGGATGGATATCCAGAAGCGCGAGGCGCGGATCTACGAGCTGGGCTCGCTGCCCCCTTTCCTACTCGTCTTCGCCGGCGAGGTAAAGGGGGTGGACCACCGGTGGAACCAGCACGGCCTCGGCGGCGACAACGTGAAGGGCCTATGCCGCGATCTTCATCCGGGGCCAGTAAGCCTCCTCCATTGGAGCGGTAAGGGGAAACCCTGGCTTCGCCTCGACGCCGGCAGCCCCTGTCCCCTCGACGCGCTCTGGGCGCCCTACGACCTCCTCCGCCGCGACGACCGCGACGACCTCTTTGCCGACGTCTGA
- the LOC122025261 gene encoding expansin-A12-like, whose product MLLISLLIFMAMPRSSEGINGESGQWIHAYATYYGANQDPTSLVGACGYDDTLRAGFGLNTAALSGALFQMGQACGACYEITCHAAADPLWCLHGATVTVTATNFCPPNNGGGDGWCNPPRRHFDMSLPSFARIARLGNEGIVPILYRRVGCKRSGGVRFTLRGQGNFNLVLFSNVGGSGDVRAAWIKGSTTTTTTWSPMQRNWGANWQTAADYRRQTLSFRLLLGDGRTLEFAGVVPATWAPGQSFVAKAQFS is encoded by the exons ATGCTTCTGATATCGTTACTCATCTTCATGGCAATGCCGAGGAGCAGTGAAGGCATTAATGGCGAATCGGGTCAGTGGATCCATGCCTATGCCACTTACTATGGAGCTAACCAAGATCCTACTTCGCTTG TCGGAGCTTGTGGGTACGACGACACATTGCGTGCCGGCTTTGGACTGAACACGGCGGCCCTAAGCGGGGCCCTTTTCCAGATGGGGCAGGCCTGCGGCGCGTGCTACGAGATCACGTGTCATGCCGCCGCCGATCCGCTGTGGTGCTTACACGGAGCCACCGTCACTGTCACCGCCACCAACTTCTGCCCGCCGAACAACGGCGGCGGCGACGGGTGGTGCAACCCGCCGCGCCGACACTTCGACATGTCTCTGCCGTCCTTCGCGCGCATCGCCCGACTTGGAAATGAGGGCATCGTCCCCATCCTCTATAGAAG GGTGGGTTGCAAGAGGTCAGGAGGAGTGCGGTTCACGCTACGGGGGCAGGGCAACTTCAACCTGGTGCTCTTCTCCAACGTCGGCGGCAGCGGCGACGTCAGAGCGGCATGGATCAAGGgctcgacgacgacgacgacgacatgGAGCCCAATGCAGAGGAACTGGGGCGCCAACTGGCAGACCGCCGCCGACTACCGGAGACAGACCCTCTCCTTCCGACTCCTGCTCGGTGACGGCCGCACGCTCGAGTTCGCCGGGGTCGTCCCTGCTACCTGGGCCCCCGGACAGTCCTTCGTCGCCAAGGCGCAGTTCTCTTAA
- the LOC122023675 gene encoding uncharacterized protein LOC122023675 yields MVGRQLILRKEAPLNLREVAARTTLREVRQKGHAYVDLRHAGKRAIFFCTLCLTPCYSDTVLFDHLQGNLHARRLAAAKVTLFGSTPWPFNDGVLFFDCSLQSSLLPLGSDSQNDMSLVVYNSSGTDDEVTSQSKGNSHKNHHALNLFESRHHSEDHVSGLKCNDSLNPKLSLAVSRRKTSSRSTSAVQNMILNCNWTENTLAIPAVVLKEQLSDLVVRHLGVGQIACRIQENKEACSKITKIWCAWLGEGGSDLRNELDVSTNCDFAIVSFPYAYGLGIKRSLDAEEPPMSPASFFEIDEAARSKKRKTKSFSDQEDYSENLNASCGLPEGSNSYTTVADDPQHLERRVISSKVASRHELRKQKRLAAERTCDICGQPMLPGKDVATLLNCHTGNLACSSRNTNGAFHPFHVSCLIHWILLCEVEMLANPKKKKKNIRRPSRGRKGKATLQNKISSIFCTECQGTGVAIQGEELEKPTIPLSEMFLYKLKAIEANKAWMKHPEILQKCSTGLHFPSERVSNCEENVKPLKLLHFFRVDG; encoded by the exons ATGGTGGGAAGACAACTGATCCTTAGGAAGGAAGCACCACTGAACCTTAGAGAGGTGGCAGCAAGAACTACTCTTCGAGAGGTTCGACAAAAGGGGCATGCGTATGTGGATCTGAGACATGCGGGAAAGCGCGCAATTTTCTTCTGCACTCTCTGTCTCACCCCTTGTTACAGCGACACTGTGCTGTTTGATCATCTACAAGGAAATCTTCATGCCCGTAGGCTTGCAGCTGCCAAAGTTACTCTTTTTGGTTCCACTCCATGGCCTTTCAATGATGGTGTTCTTTTCTTTGATTGTTCTCTCCAGTCTAGCTTGCTGCCGTTGGGTTCAGATAGTCAGAATGATATGTCTTTAGTTGTTTATAACAGTTCTGGAACGGATGATGAAGTAACATCGCAATCAAAAGGCAATTCTCACAAAAACCACCATGCTTTGAATCTCTTTGAGAGTCGCCATCATAGTGAAGACCATGTCAGTGGCCTTAAATGCAATGACTCCCTGAATCCTAAGCTTAGTTTGGCTGTAAGTAGGCGTAAAACATCTTCGAGATCGACCTCTGCAGTccaaaacatgattttgaattgCAATTGGACTGAGAATACTTTGGCTATTCCTGCAGTCGTACTTAAGGAGCAGCTTTCTGACTTAGTAGTGCGACATTTAGGGGTTGGCCAGATTGCTTGCAGAATTCAGGAGAACAAGGAAGCTTGCAGTAAGATAACAAAAATATGGTGTGCTTGGCTTGGTGAAGGAGGATCTGATTTACGCAATGAATTGGATGTATCCACTAACTGTGACTTTGCGATAGTTAGTTTCCCTTATGCATATGGCTTAGGTATAAAGCGTTCTTTGGATGCAGAAGAACCCCCGATGTCACCTGCTTCTTTCTTTGAAATTGATGAGGCTGCGCGTTctaagaaaaggaaaacaaaatcaTTCTCAGATCAAGAGGATTACTCAGAAAATCTGAATGCGTCTTGTGGGTTACCCGAGGGCAGTAATAGTTACACAACTGTGGCAGATGATCCACAACATCTCGAAAGGAGAGTTATATCTAGCAAGGTTGCCAGCAGGCACGAGTTGCGGAAGCAAAAACGTTTGGCTGCAGAAAGAACCTGTGACATTTGTGGGCAACCGATGCTCCCTGGGAAGGATGTCGCTACCCTTCTAAATTGCCATACTGGTAATTTAGCATGCAGCAGTAGGAACACTAATGGA GCATTTCATCCATTTCACGTATCCTGTCTCATACACTGGATCCTTCTGTGCGAGGTAGAGATGTTGGCTaatccaaagaagaagaagaagaacatcagAAGACCTTCAAGGGGACGCAAAGGCAAAGCAACCCTCCAAAATAAAATTTCTTCTATCTTTTGCACAGAGTGCCAGGGTACTGGTGTGGCCATCCAAGGAGAAGAGCTTGAAAAACCAACAATTCCCTTGTCTGAG ATGTTCCTATATAAACTGAAGGCAATCGAAGCTAACAAGGCATGGATGAAGCATCCTGAAATTCTTCAGAAATGCTCCACTGGACTTCATTTCCCATCTGAGCGTGTCAGCAATTGTGAG GAAAACGTGAAGCCTCTAAAGCTGCTGCATTTCTTTCGGGTTGATGGGTAG